DNA from Sinorhizobium numidicum:
AATGGATATCGGCCTCGCCGGCGCAAAACGCAGGGTCCTCGAACAGCTCCTGGTGGAGCCGAAGGTTGGTCGAGATCCCGTCGATTCTGGTGTCCGCCAATGCGACCTGCATGCGGCGAATGGCCTGATTTCGCGTCGGCGCGTGAACGATCAGTTTGGCGATCAGAGAGTCGTAGTGCGGCGATACCTTGTAGCCTGCCGTCACATGGGTATCGACGCGGACTCCAGGCCCCCCGGGAAGCTCAGCGGCAGTGATCCGGCCGGGTGAGGCGGCGAAGGTGAACGGATCTTCAGCATTGATCCGGCATTCGAAGGAATGGCCATGCGCCCGCACATCGGCTTGTGAAATCGTCAATGGCAGCCCCTGCGCAACGCGAAGCTGCTCGCGCACGATATCAACGCCCGAGGTCATCTCCGTTACCGGGTGCTCGACCTGAAGGCGCGTGTTCATCTCGATGAAGTAGAACTCGCCGTCCTCATAGAGAAACTCGAAGGTTCCAGCCCCCCGATAACCGATCTGGCGGCACGCATTGGCGCAGCGTTCTCCCACTGCAGCGACGGTATTCGCGGGGATGCCGGGCGCAGGTGCCTCCTCGACCACTTTCTGGTGGCGTCGCTGCATCGAGCAGTCGCGGTGGCCGAGCCACACGGCATTGCCGTGCTCGTCGCAAAGCACCTGAATTTCGATGTGGCGTGGATGCTCGAGGAATTTCTCCATATAGAGTTCCGGCCTCCCGAACGCTCTTCGCGCCTCCTCGCGGGTGACGGACACGGCATCACGCAGCGTCGAGGGACTGTTGACGACGCGCATGCCCCGGCCGCCGCCGCCGCCGGCCGCCTTGACAATCACTGGATATCCTATGCGTTCGGCGATGCTTTCGATCGATGGGAAATCATCGGGAAGCGCCTCGTCCGGCCCTGGTACGCACGGGACGCGCGCTTCGATCATGGCGCGCTTTGCGGCGATCTTGTCGCCCATCGTGCGGATCGCCGAGGCGGGTGGTCCGATGAAGATAAGACCCGCGGCCTCGACGGCCTCCGCGAAGCCCGCGTTCTCAGAAAGAAACCCATATCCGGGGTGAATTGCCCCGGCGCCAGTTGCCCGTGCGGCAAGCAGGACCGCGGCCTGATTGAGGTAGCTTTGACCCGGAGCGGCAGGTCCGATGCAAGCGAACTCATCGGCCGTCATCCGATAGGGCGCGTCGCGGTCGGCGTCGGAGCAGATCATCACGGTATGCAAGCCAAGCTCCCGGCATGCCCGCTGAACGCGCAGAGCGACCTCGCCGCGATTGGCGATCAGCACCTTCTCGAAGCGGCGTGCGCTCTCATGCTCGCTTCCCATCTTAGCGGACGACATCAGCCGATCTCCATCAACGGCTGTCCCGCTTCCACTTCCTCGCCGTCGCTCACGAAAATGCGCGTGATCGGCCCGGACTTGTGCGCGGAAACGGTGTTGAACACCTTCATCGCCTCGACGATGCAGAGGCTCTGCCCTACCTCGACGGCATCTCCGACCTCGACGAAAGCGGGCGCGCCGGGATTCGGCGACCGATGCAGCACGCCAAATGCAGGCGCTTTTACCGTTTGGCCGCCGGTCGCGTCGCGCTCCGCCTCATCGACCACATCGGCTGGGGTTGGCTCGGCAATCCGCTGACTGCCCTGTGTCGAAGTTCGACCCGATGGGAGGCGCCTGGACGTAGCATTCGATATCCGAACGGTAACGCCATCCTCGCTCACCACGAGCTCGGAAACGTGCGAACGGCCGACGAATTCGATAAGTGTTCTGATTGTTTCCAGATCCATCACGTTTCACCCACTCATCGCTTCCGGGTCATCTTCCAGATGACAAGTCAGATCGGCGACCGACTGGCCCGAACAATCGGATGAAGCGATTGGAATAGTTACACGGCGGCTCTGTCGATGGGGGCAAACGAAGTTTCTATGACCGGGGTCCCTTGTGCGACTTTTGAGCACCGTACTCGGTTCTCCAGTTCCCTTCGATACATTATGCGATCTTCTGTAACGGGCTTTGCGTCAATCCCTTGTGCGCTTAATCCCTCGCCGAGGGCTTGCTTCTGTCCGCAGTCGGCGCTTTGCCGCTGCTCTATGGGGTCTGCTGAGGACCGGTTGGCCAAGCTTTAGAGGCGCAGTCACCGCGGGCTGCTGATCGCATAGCGGCCTAACCCATCCATCGTCCCGGCGAAGGGACCTTGCTGCGGAGGGCGGATGGCGGTGCCCGTCCGAAAGCCTGTCTTGTCGTCTCCTCCGATCAAGCCGCCAGGGCTGGCGCTCCCTTATGCGCAATGAAGTTGGTTGTCTGATCGCGGCTCACGAGTCAATCGCGTTTGAGTATGCGCGATGAGCTCCGAATGCCAGCGCGGCACGGATTCGGCAACGTCATATGGCGCATTCATGTTCTTAGTCGTCGCCCAGCGCTCCATTTTGACGTGAGAGCAATCGTATGTCGGGAACAGGGTTGTCTTCGCGGTCGGTACAAGCCCGCCGCATGATGGTCTTCGCAGGCAAGGTCTTCCTATGTTCTGCGCGCAGTCTCTGGGAGCTGCCGCCAACTTCACGGAATGGCCAGACCTACGTCCACGACAGGGACGCCTTGTCGCGCCAGAAAGGTGATGCGCGGAGAGTAATCGGCTGTCAGACCTTCATTAATGCGTTGGTGCCGGCTGAAGGATTGAAGGTTTCTCCCGTCTTGAGCATGGTATGCATGATAACCGCGAGTTTGCGGGCGACGGCCACAGCCGCCCGCTTAAAGCCAAGCCGCTCGCGCAGCTTAAGTCCCCAATTCTTGAGACTGCTCTCAGTTCTGGCACTGGTTCTCGTCAGCAGCGCTGTCGCCGCTTCGTAAAGCAGCCCGCGCAGCCGGTTGTCGCCTCTGCGTGAGATATGGCCGTCATAATCGACTTCGCCCGACTGATAGCGGCGGGTGGTCAGCCCGAGCCAGGCGCCAACCGAGCGCGAAGTTCGGAAGTTTTCCGGATCCTCGATGGCGGCGACGTAAGAGACCGCCGTAATGGCGCCGATACCTGGAACTGTCATCAACAACTTCGTAGCCGGGCTCTGCCGCGCCG
Protein-coding regions in this window:
- the accC gene encoding acetyl-CoA carboxylase biotin carboxylase subunit, which encodes MSSAKMGSEHESARRFEKVLIANRGEVALRVQRACRELGLHTVMICSDADRDAPYRMTADEFACIGPAAPGQSYLNQAAVLLAARATGAGAIHPGYGFLSENAGFAEAVEAAGLIFIGPPASAIRTMGDKIAAKRAMIEARVPCVPGPDEALPDDFPSIESIAERIGYPVIVKAAGGGGGRGMRVVNSPSTLRDAVSVTREEARRAFGRPELYMEKFLEHPRHIEIQVLCDEHGNAVWLGHRDCSMQRRHQKVVEEAPAPGIPANTVAAVGERCANACRQIGYRGAGTFEFLYEDGEFYFIEMNTRLQVEHPVTEMTSGVDIVREQLRVAQGLPLTISQADVRAHGHSFECRINAEDPFTFAASPGRITAAELPGGPGVRVDTHVTAGYKVSPHYDSLIAKLIVHAPTRNQAIRRMQVALADTRIDGISTNLRLHQELFEDPAFCAGEADIHYLEKWLGERKK
- a CDS encoding acetyl-CoA carboxylase biotin carboxyl carrier protein; translated protein: MDLETIRTLIEFVGRSHVSELVVSEDGVTVRISNATSRRLPSGRTSTQGSQRIAEPTPADVVDEAERDATGGQTVKAPAFGVLHRSPNPGAPAFVEVGDAVEVGQSLCIVEAMKVFNTVSAHKSGPITRIFVSDGEEVEAGQPLMEIG